In Sordaria macrospora chromosome 5, complete sequence, a single window of DNA contains:
- a CDS encoding 60S ribosomal protein eL15 has product MGALKYLEELQKKKQSDVVRFLLRVRCWELRQLNVIHRASRPSRPDKARRLGYKAKQGYVIYRVRVRRGGRKKPVPKGATYGKPTNQGVNQLKYQRSLKSTAEERVGRRCANLRVLNSYWINQDSTYKYYEVILVDPQHKAIRRDPRINWIVNPVHKHRESRGLTATGKRSRGLNKGHRYNKTRAGRRKTWKRHNTLSLWRYR; this is encoded by the exons ATGGGTGCCCTCAAATACCTCGAAGAGcttcagaagaagaagcagagcgaCGTCGttcgcttccttcttcgcgTTCGCTGCTGGGAG CTTCGCCAGTTGAACGTCATCCACCGGGCCTCGAGACCCAGCCGCCCCGACAAGGCCCGCCGCCTCGGCTACAAGGCCAAGCAGGGCTATGTCATCTACCGCGTCCGTGTCCGTCGCGGTGGCCGCAAGAAGCCCGTCCCCAAGGGTGCCACCTACG GCAAGCCCACCAACCAGGGTGTGAACCAGCTCAAGTACCAGCGCTCCCTCAAGTCCACCGCCGAGGAGCGTGTCGGCCGCCGCTGCGCCAACCTCCGCGTCCTCAACTCCTACTGGATCAACCAGGACTCCACCTACAAGTACTACGAGGTTATCCTTGTCGACCCCCAGCACAAGGCCATCCGCCGCGATCCCCGCATCAACTGGATCGTCAACCCCGTCCACAAGCACCGCGAGTCCCGTGGCCTCACCGCCACCGGCAAGCGCTCGCGCGGTCTCAACAAGGGTCACCGTTACAACAAGACCCGCGCTGGCCGCAGAAAGACCTGGAAGCGCCacaacaccctctccctctggCGCTACCGGTAA